The nucleotide window tttattagtttaaatttctaggttaattaattttataagaaaaaactTATTAAACCTCTAAAAAAGTTCTAAAGTTTAATTTCCGttatccaataataataataataagaaggaaaagtatagatagataatgaaaatactaaataatatgaACAATGGATATGTcgaatgttcaatttaataggtatgcagatgattatgttcattatttttaattggatagttatctaatttcttttaattcaatttactCATGCACAGTTAATGACAGTATGATAGTATGACACACTCTAAATTTTAACTACGTTGATATTAAACAGATAAGTTTGTTAAATTAACACAAATCAATCTCAATATtaaaactaactctaatcctAAATTCATTATCATCTACAATCATCTCTCATTCAACTTTTTTTACGTTaggatttttcactttttcacgtTCTATACGACAATATTTCGAATTTCAACCAACTTTTAttgttgttcttcttttttattggcgaaacaaaaaaagagaaaacatgtGTGAATGACTACAACACCGTTGAAGTCTCAGCTCCTTCACAACTTCACTTTATCGTTTCTAAAATAGGGAGGTACGCCAAGAGCCAccacaccaccaccaccaccaccgctTCCGCCGCCCTATCTTCGATCACAAGCATGACTCTCACTCTGATAACCGTCTATCATGTGTTAGATCGCAACCACCAAGGACCAACCACTATGCTGTTTCTCCTTCCAACCACCAGAGCAATATCCACAAGCCCACAaccaaaactaaaacaaaaaccaCATTCCTCCACTTCATAACCACATCAGCAACACCAATAACGAGTATGAGGGTGAAGTGGaggaagagaaatagattgacaCCGAGTAGCTGAAGCGGTAGAGGCGGAGGAGGCAGTGCAGAAGCCATGGAGGCTGAGGCCTGGGAAGCAGATGGCACCGGCGACTACGGGTGGTACGTCGACGAGCGAGAATGACGAAGGAGTGGAAGCAACGAACGTCGAGGGAGGGATAGTGCTCGAAGAAGTTCTGGATCACTTTCAAGGGAAGATATTGAGGAATGGTGATGGGAAGAAATGTTTGAATATTCGTTCTGGTGATCAAACGACGTCTTATCAcgacttgaaaaagaaaaaacaaaactaCGTTGTTTTTGGAATTATTACACTGTCATTTAATGTTTTAAGCCATTTAGATAATGAAAAAACGAATTTGACCAATACAGTCATTTTTTAggaattattttgattaattttaatttttgcggACCAAAATAAAAATCGGTAATTTTTAGGGAGGGTTTTaattatggaaaagtatagggtaccAACATACTATCCgccaacttctgccaactcttatttatatttgtatttcatggaagtgtgttcgtagatgtgtctaataattaatatattttaaatacatatataaagagacacatccaaaaaatatatctataaagacacttctgttaaacacagttataaaaaagacatttttattagacacatctacgaacacacaattataaataaaagttggTAGAAGTTGGCAGATATGCTGTTGGTAACGTAGCGGAACCGTGTAATTATTAAccgaataaaaataaaagtagaaatctGTACGCTATGTATACATGATGGactatttttctcattttcagtATGCTTGTATGTTGTTACAACGAAAATATctcaaaatataacaaaaaaaaaaaacacgtaatctttttattaatctgtttttctttctaattattTTGCGGTATTTACTGCGTAAGGGTAAGAGCATTGAGCAATGCAACTCTTGAGTTGATGAGAGCCCTAAAGACTTTCTCAGTAACACTTTCGATCCCACAGATGCAACTCTCCAAATCCCTCATTCTCTTCAGAACTAACctcacttcttcttctcccttcttTCTCAGATTATTCCCACGCCCTTCTGCTTCCACTGCGCCCGCTTCCAGAAGCTCCTCAATTCCTTCGTGCTCCTTATAATTCATTGATCTAGTGCTATTGCTCCTTCCTGTTATACTGGACAACTTCGCCATCTTCGTCCACGTCATCCTCCTTGATGCAAACGAAGCCGCGATGCCGTTAAAGAGAGCAACAGAAACCGTTACCGTTACGCTGATAACGTCGGAGATCACACGCGCCAGCTCAGCTTCCCCAGCGGCTGCGAACGGTGCAGTGGATAATGAGGAGGAGTAGGTGGCGGTGGGAAGGTGCATTTGATGTGTGACGCACGTGATTCCACTGACGAGTTTGTCCATGTCTTTGGCCATTTTCTTCTTGGCTTTAGCGTAGAGCACAAGCTTGGAGCGGTCTCTCTTTCTAAGAGCCATCTGAGCTGCGGAGTTTTCTTCTTTGAGGGACATGACTGAGGTCTGGAACATTCCGTAGACGTCGACGAAGCGGAGGAAATCTTCTAGAAGGTTTTCAACCCAGAGAGGGTTCGATCGGAGGGAGTCGCAGGTCTGAGGGAGCTGGAGAATATCGTGAAGAGTGTCGTGTGTGTCGGTTAGGAGTTTGAGGGCGTGGGAGAGGCTAGAGTGTGTCTGAGGGTGGAACTTGGAAGCGGAGGCCCAGGTTGTTAGGCCGTTGATGTCGTCCTTGATCTGAGAGATGAGAGGGTGTGATCTGCATGGCAAACTGATGGACCTGATGTGGTGTGATATCTGCGGCTTTTGTGATGGACGGTTGGGATTCTTGTTTGGGAATGAGACGGTACGCCGGAAAACCCCTACCATAGCTATTGCTATAAGAATAATGAAATATTGGTTTAGAAGAGGGAGCCAGTGATATTGTTTGGGGACAATCAAGGTATTTATATACTTCTTAACATGCACATGCACAAGCACTGACGCACACGAATAAGTGTGCAATTGAAAATAGATAAGAATATAGGAGTGAAAACTGAAAAGACAATtggaaggaaagggaaaaggaaaagtaaaaggaGTTAAGTGTAGAGGAGCGAATATCCAGCTGTAGTGTTTGCGGATAACGAATAACGGAATCACTAAAACGCTCCTCTATCCTGTGGATGCGGAGACATCACGTGCCTTGACACGCTGGTAGCCTCTAATGTTTCTATTCTACGCAAGGTTTTGAAAACCAGACCGGATATCAAACCGTTTTTGTTATTGGTTTACTGATTTAATGATTCAATCGGTCTAAACGTGATTCAATtgaaaaaactattttaaaataaaataataaataaattataaatatacatcCTAAGATTATAATTATAGCTTTTGATAAAGATTTTCCTACCAATTTGGTTCAGCCAACAAACACCAAACTAAAAAGATGTAAAACTGATTTCACTCCAAAATGGCTTCTTTTAAACTAACATCAAGTACCAAATCCTGCAACAAATAATTGTCTTTCTGGAGAGAAAGAACGACCAAAGGTAACACTGCAAAACATAGAGTATCGGAGAGTAGTAAAGGAGCAAAAAGACAAGACAATGAAGGAAAAGACAGTGATCAAACTCAAAACATCAAAACACATTTGAGATCATGAGAAACAGTTCTTCTAGAGGTGGTAATCTCACTGTACGTGTTGCTTCCTGAAGAAGATTGCCTCGTCATCTTCAATCTTGAGCCATTTGATTAAAGCATATTGCAGAATGCTGATTGAAGTAGCAGCAGCATGTTTAGACAGtattatgcagaatgcaaattaaaatagtaactgCATATTAGTATTTAGGATATTTAATAGTTGAGGTAATTTAATGAGGGTTACTGATTTTAGTGGTAGCTACACACTTATATAGGCAGCAGTAGTATCGCAGAACAAATATCCTATATAAAAATCACAACAATTCCAGCACGCTTGCAACAGATTCAAAGATCTCAAGCTCTGCAACTATTCTGAACTAACAATTTTTTCAGCTGAACATATATACTGAAGGAGAGTAAACCAACATAGCTACAATATCTTATATCTCCAAGATAAAATGCTATTGACCACACAGTTGTAAGAACAATTTCTTTTTTGGTATtgtaataatcaattaatcaattaataagCATCCTAATCGATAATCAATTAATTTAGCAGAACAATCATCCTAATAAATAGTCAATTAACATTCAATTTAAGCACGATTAAGtcacaaaacacaaaacaacaGCACAtcactatatataaaaattacaaaacacaaaacagCAACACATCAAAACAGCCATagctaatcaataatcaattaatcattcaatttaagcacaatttTAAGTCAGTCACAATCTAAGCACAATCGGGTCATGACACAAAACAGAAGACAGCACACAATTTTAATGAAGATTAATAAGATTGACTAGTGAACTAAATCAACTAAATCAGCACAATTTTAACAAGGAATAACCagcaaaataaatcaactaaTCATTTAATGAATCAATccaaaacaagaagaagaacaagcacTAGCAGAGTAGAGAAGCCATTGCCTTCTTCGATCTGAGCAATCTGGACAGAGTATGAGAGAAAGTGGTTAAGCACGATGGACGACGGTGACTAGGCAACAAGCACGATGATGGACGGCAGCAAAAGCGCGGATGAGCAAAGGTAGACCAGACGATGAACGCTAAGCTTGACGAAGAAGCTGCGATTGGAGTGATCAGGGGTTGGAGAGCTCAAGAACGATGACGGTGCCACGGACGGCGACACTGTCTCCCTCCTTGCCGCGGTGGTGGAGGCTACTGTAAGCTAGGGTTTCTTTTTAGGAGAAGAGAGCTTCGTTTGAGAGAGTGAAAGTTGAGAGGAGTTGGAGAGCTCAAGAACGATGACAGCAGTGTCTCCCTCCTTGCGGCGACGGTGGAGGCTACTACTAGTCTGCTAGGATTTTTGTTTTGGGGGAGAGAGCTGCTTGAGAGAGTGAGAGTTAAGATGAGGCACTGAATGCTGAAGGCttcccattttttcttttatccaaAATGCGAAACGATACCGTTTTAGGAAAACCGGCCGGCTCTCAGTTCGATCCAACCGGCCGGTTCTCGGCCGGTTCAGCGATTTCTAAACGGTTTTGTAATTGGCAGTTTTATAGATTAAACCAAACTGTAAAAGCATCTGGTTCACGGTTAAACCGGTCGGACCGGCCGGTCTGGTCCAGTTTTCAGAACATTGATTCTATGTCTAATTTCTAACTACTACCTGGATAGTAGTAAAAATCGAAATGGATCCAGTTCGCTGAGAAATTGGTAAATCAGATTTTAAATCGATTCGGTTTAATTCTAAAACGGTTTAAGATTGAAAATCGACATAAATTGGTTAAAATTGGCGAAAATAGGTATAAATTAGTCAAAATATGATGAAAATCAATGTAAATCGgtcaacaaaaatttttcaaaattttaaaaagaatgatCTAAACTCAAGATTTCTAAATTACGTAGTGTTCATCTTGTTATTAAATTATCatactttttaataataaagatattattcaattgatatataataatcaagtatgattaaattattttatg belongs to Arachis duranensis cultivar V14167 chromosome 8, aradu.V14167.gnm2.J7QH, whole genome shotgun sequence and includes:
- the LOC107460211 gene encoding uncharacterized protein LOC107460211 — translated: MVGVFRRTVSFPNKNPNRPSQKPQISHHIRSISLPCRSHPLISQIKDDINGLTTWASASKFHPQTHSSLSHALKLLTDTHDTLHDILQLPQTCDSLRSNPLWVENLLEDFLRFVDVYGMFQTSVMSLKEENSAAQMALRKRDRSKLVLYAKAKKKMAKDMDKLVSGITCVTHQMHLPTATYSSSLSTAPFAAAGEAELARVISDVISVTVTVSVALFNGIAASFASRRMTWTKMAKLSSITGRSNSTRSMNYKEHEGIEELLEAGAVEAEGRGNNLRKKGEEEVRLVLKRMRDLESCICGIESVTEKVFRALINSRVALLNALTLTQ